In Lusitaniella coriacea LEGE 07157, the genomic stretch CACAAAGAACGTCAAGGGGAAGAACCTCACTTCAAAAAATGGTTTGAAGATAACGGCTATACCGTCTGCGAATTACCCTCGGATTTACCCTTTGAAGGGGCGGGAGACGCGCTGTTAGACAGAGAAGGGCGATGGTTATGGGCGGGATACGGCTTCCGTTCCGAACTCGATTCCCACCCTTATTTAGCAAAATGGCTCGATATTGAGGTTTTGTCCCTGCGTTTAACTGACGACCGTTTTTATCATCTCGATACCTGCTTCTGTCCTTTGAGTGGCGGCTACTTACTCTACTATCCCCCCGCCTTCGATTCCTACTCCAACCGCTTGATTGAGATGCGAGTTCCACCCGAAAAGCGGATTGCGATTGAAGAACCCGATGCGGTGAATTTTGCCTGCAATGCGGTGAATATTCGCAACCTCGTCGTCATGAATAAAGCCGGAGAACCCTTAAAGCAACATCTTGCAGAAGTGGGATTTGAGGTCATTGAAACGCCCTTGAACGAATTTCTTAAAGCCGGGGGTGCGGCGAAATGCTTGACCCTGCGCGTCACCGAACCCGTCCTCGAAGATGTCCACGCCAACGAACCGCTAGAAAGTCGCACGATTCGCCTCGAAGGGCATTTACTCGATGCGGGCATTATGAACCAAGCCTTGGATGAAGTTGTTGAGGTGGGGGGAAGTTTTAAGGTTCTCAATTTTAACTTGGGAGTCGAACGGCAAAGTCCATCGGTGGCGGAGGTCAGAGTTTCTGCACCCTCGCGAGAAATGATGGAAGATATTATGACGCAGTTGATTGAATTGGGTGCTGTCCCACCCCCCCAAGAAACCTGCGACACGACTCTGGAAACCGTTGTCAAAGATGGCGTTGCGCCCGATGATTTCTACGTGACGACAATTTACCCAACAGAAGTGCGCGTGGGTTGCGAATGGGTTAAGGTGCAAAATCAGCGCATGGATGCGGCAATTGTTGTGGAAGAAACAGAAGGGGGCGCGAGCGCGCGCTGTAAACTATTACGAGATTTAAAAGCAGGAGAGCGCGTCATCGTTGGAGTCGATGGAATTCGTGCCGTTCGCACCGCCGAATCGAGAGAATCGCGCAACAGCCAAGAATTCAGTTTTATGGGTGCTGGGGTATCCAGCGAACGGCGAGTCGAACTCGTGGTAGAACAAATTGCTTGGGAATTTCGACAAATCCGCGATCGCGGCGGTAAAGTCTTAGTAACAGCAGGCCCTGTCGTCATCCACACCGGCGGCGCGCAACACTTGTCTCGCCTGATTCGAGATGGGTACGTTCAAGGACTTCTAGGTGGGAACGCAATTGCCGTTCACGACATCGAACAAGCCATGATGGGAACCTCCCTCGGCGTAGACATGAAAAAAGGCGTTCCCGTTCGCGGCGGACACCGCCACCATCTCAAAGTCATTAACACCATTCGCAACCACGGAAGCATCGCCAAAGCAGTCGAACGGGGAATTTTAACCAAAGGCGTAATGTACGAATGCGTCAAAAATAACGTTCCCTTCTCTCTTGCAGGTTCCATCCGCGACGATGGTCCCCTTCCCGATACAGAGATGGATTTAATCAAAGCCCAAGCCGCCTACTCGCAACTCATTGAAGGCGCAGATACAATCCTCATGCTCTCCACCATGCTTCATTCCATTGGCGTGGGGAATATGACCCCAGCCGGCGTAAAAATGGTCTGCGTGGACATTAACCCCGCCGTCGTGACCAAACTGAGCGATCGCGGTTCGGTAGAATCGATTGGTGTCGTCACCGATGTCGGCTTATTCCTCAGTCTCTTGATTCAACAGCTAGAAAAACTCACCGGTCCCTATTCAGCCATTCAAACCGTGTGAAAATCAAGTGTCTCCTTGAAATCGGCGAGGAGGCACTTTCTCTAACTAATTAACAGCAAATTCTGTATGGGGACGAATTTCGGGGGGATGAAAAGCGAGGACAATGCAATTTTTGGGAATACCTGCGACAACTAAATCATTAGCGATGCCGTCTTCTGTGCCGTCTCGATGAATCCAGATTTTATCATTGATAATTTCGATGTGAACCAGGCAACCGTGTACCTGTTTATTTTGTTGCCATCCCAAAGTTAGAAGTATGTAATTAGTCCGATCTTCACTTACGATTAATCGTCTTTGTAAATTTCCGTAAGAGTAGGGAATTTGAAAATATTCGTAAAGAATACCATAAACAATCTGACGGTATTTTTCTAAGGTATCCATTGCAATATAACCTCTTCGATCGAATCAAAAACAATCAACCTCAAGCGTTTGTTTTCCAATAAAATGCTTCCAATGGGTTCTTCAAAAATGTCAGAGAAGGTTTCTTTGCGAATCGCTAAATAAAGTTTGCGTTCTGGTTCCAGGCGCTGGAGAATATCGTAATAAAGGGTATACTGCCCCAAAGCTTTTTCTAAATTAGCAACTTCAGATAAGCCAACAAAACTTTTAATTTCAACAGCGATTTTTTGTCCTTGTTTCTCAGCAGCAAGAAGCTTTTCAGCTCCTAAATCGACAAATAAATCTTTCTTTCCCCATTGTAAGGTAAGTGGATCGTTGGTGATGACCCAGCCATCTTTGATGAGAGCATTTTTTGCTGTGTCGTGATATATGTCTTTAGCTGGCATCGTTAATATTTCCCACTGCTGCGTAGTCTCGTACATCTATATCAGGAGAACAATCTATAGGAAAGGAAGTACGCGATCGCGCTTTGCATTGTATGATTCATCGAACTTCTTTCTAGAAAAAATGGAGGATGGGAGACTCGAACTCCTGACCTCTGCGGTGCGATCGCAGCGCTCTACCAACTGAGCTAATCCCCCTTAGTGGCATTGGCTATTCTAACACTGACTCTAGGGTTCGAGCGAGGTAAACCTAGGAAAATGTCGTTTGAACTCGCTCTAATTCCAGTTCCGATAGATCATCTACCGTCCAATCTGCCTGACGTTGCAGCATATGAAAGGGATAGGTATTGGCAACCCCAACCACCTGCATCCCCGCTTTTTTTGCCGCTTGTATCCCGGCAGGAGTATCCTCAATTGCCAAACAATGGTTCGGTTGTAAGTTTAGGGTGGAATTTTGTTGATTGAGGCGTTCCACCGCGAGAAGATAGCCGTAGGGATCGGGTTTGCTGCGGCGAATATCGTCTCCTGCCACGAGAACGCTAAAGTAAGACGCTAGACCCGCGCGTTCCAGAATCCACTCAACCTCGCTGCGAATTGCTCCCGTTACGATTCCCATTGCCACTCCGAGGTCTTGGAACTGCATGAGAACCTCTTGGATGGGATAGATGGGTAGCGTTTCCAACTCTTCGAGTTTTTGGTGATAGGCTCGGCTTTTTAGGGAAATGAGTTGAGTCAGAGTCGCTTCGCTGACCACCCGACCGTGAAGTGCGAGGAGTTTGGTTAAACAAGCGCGATCGCTGCGTCCCAAGCAAACTTCTTTATAATCGCGATCGCGCACCCTTAAGTTTTCTCCCAGCAATATTTCCCCCACTAAGGCTTCGTGAATTACCTCGTCATTAATGATAATCCCGTTAAAATCAAATAAAACTGCCTTTAATGTCATGGGTAAGTCTTGTTTTTCTTCTGGTAAACGCTTGGCGAAATTCTCAATATTAAACCCCAAAACCTTATTTTCCCGAAGAAATTAGAGTTTTGGGGTTTCTTTATTCAAGTTGTCACCTGGAAATAACCGTCGCGCAAAACCCCCCTAACCTTAAGTTTCTGAGGTGGTTGGGCGGTCGACGAAGGGAGAGAGATACGCCACGATAGCACCGAGTAGGAAACCCATAATATTGCGAAAGAGCGGCAACCAATCGCTGGTGCGCGTGACCACTGGACCTATGCCGAAGGCGATAAACAAGATGCCCCATAAAGGAGAAAAAATCAACGCCCATTGCCAAGCAAAAATCTGACCGGGTTTGCGGGGAATGGAGGCGATGCCGAAAATAACACCGCCAACAATGGAGGTGATCAAGGTGAGAATCCATTGCTCGCGGGGAAGTCCGGGAACGACTTGACAGCCCCCCTGTTTGAGGCAAGTGGTAACGGTATTGAGGGCGGTAACGATCGCGTTGTTTTCGCCATTCTCCCGCACGTAGTACAGATTGCCAAAACGAGTTTGTAATTCGATCCAAAAAGTTCGGGGCAAAAATTCGTATGCCGCATCGCCGACGCTGAAGGCGAGAATATTTCCTCCCCTAGAATCTGCAACCATCAGGATGCTTTTATCGTCGAGTCCCCAAAAGTCAATCACGGCGCGTCCGGGGGTGCGATCGTATTGGGTGAGAACTC encodes the following:
- a CDS encoding XisH family protein; its protein translation is MPAKDIYHDTAKNALIKDGWVITNDPLTLQWGKKDLFVDLGAEKLLAAEKQGQKIAVEIKSFVGLSEVANLEKALGQYTLYYDILQRLEPERKLYLAIRKETFSDIFEEPIGSILLENKRLRLIVFDSIEEVILQWIP
- a CDS encoding XisI protein, with amino-acid sequence MDTLEKYRQIVYGILYEYFQIPYSYGNLQRRLIVSEDRTNYILLTLGWQQNKQVHGCLVHIEIINDKIWIHRDGTEDGIANDLVVAGIPKNCIVLAFHPPEIRPHTEFAVN
- a CDS encoding HAD family hydrolase, which gives rise to MTLKAVLFDFNGIIINDEVIHEALVGEILLGENLRVRDRDYKEVCLGRSDRACLTKLLALHGRVVSEATLTQLISLKSRAYHQKLEELETLPIYPIQEVLMQFQDLGVAMGIVTGAIRSEVEWILERAGLASYFSVLVAGDDIRRSKPDPYGYLLAVERLNQQNSTLNLQPNHCLAIEDTPAGIQAAKKAGMQVVGVANTYPFHMLQRQADWTVDDLSELELERVQTTFS
- a CDS encoding TPM domain-containing protein, producing the protein MHNSLTRTIFTSLVVCLLSLSTWFFASPAFAFDDPSLLPPEETPIVDLANFLPAQQEESLIGKIEKFQAETGWKLRVLTQYDRTPGRAVIDFWGLDDKSILMVADSRGGNILAFSVGDAAYEFLPRTFWIELQTRFGNLYYVRENGENNAIVTALNTVTTCLKQGGCQVVPGLPREQWILTLITSIVGGVIFGIASIPRKPGQIFAWQWALIFSPLWGILFIAFGIGPVVTRTSDWLPLFRNIMGFLLGAIVAYLSPFVDRPTTSET
- the argZ gene encoding bifunctional arginine dihydrolase/ornithine cyclodeaminase, whose translation is MTESIRFLMCSPDHYDVDYAINPWMEGNIHKSSRDRAKEQWDKLYHILKERAIVDLVAPQPGVPDMVFTANAGLVLGKNVVLSRFMHKERQGEEPHFKKWFEDNGYTVCELPSDLPFEGAGDALLDREGRWLWAGYGFRSELDSHPYLAKWLDIEVLSLRLTDDRFYHLDTCFCPLSGGYLLYYPPAFDSYSNRLIEMRVPPEKRIAIEEPDAVNFACNAVNIRNLVVMNKAGEPLKQHLAEVGFEVIETPLNEFLKAGGAAKCLTLRVTEPVLEDVHANEPLESRTIRLEGHLLDAGIMNQALDEVVEVGGSFKVLNFNLGVERQSPSVAEVRVSAPSREMMEDIMTQLIELGAVPPPQETCDTTLETVVKDGVAPDDFYVTTIYPTEVRVGCEWVKVQNQRMDAAIVVEETEGGASARCKLLRDLKAGERVIVGVDGIRAVRTAESRESRNSQEFSFMGAGVSSERRVELVVEQIAWEFRQIRDRGGKVLVTAGPVVIHTGGAQHLSRLIRDGYVQGLLGGNAIAVHDIEQAMMGTSLGVDMKKGVPVRGGHRHHLKVINTIRNHGSIAKAVERGILTKGVMYECVKNNVPFSLAGSIRDDGPLPDTEMDLIKAQAAYSQLIEGADTILMLSTMLHSIGVGNMTPAGVKMVCVDINPAVVTKLSDRGSVESIGVVTDVGLFLSLLIQQLEKLTGPYSAIQTV